A DNA window from Buttiauxella agrestis contains the following coding sequences:
- the mlaF gene encoding phospholipid ABC transporter ATP-binding protein MlaF, with translation MSQTQTNLVEIRGVSFTRGSRRIFDNISLNVPRGKITAIMGPSGIGKTTLLRLIGGQIQPDSGEILFDGENVPAMSRSRLYTVRKRMSMLFQSGALFTDLNVFENVAYPLREHRRLPEELLRSTVMMKLEAVGLRGAAKLMPNELSGGMARRAALARAIALEPDLIMFDEPFVGQDPITMGVLVKLISELNSALGVTCIVVSHDVPEVLSIADYAYIAADQHIVAEGTPAALRENSDPRVRQFLDGIADGPVPFRYPAADYRDDLLSETGS, from the coding sequence ATGAGCCAGACGCAGACGAATCTGGTCGAAATTCGCGGTGTTAGTTTTACCCGCGGCAGTCGGCGCATCTTTGACAATATTTCACTGAACGTGCCGCGCGGCAAGATTACCGCCATAATGGGGCCTTCAGGTATTGGTAAAACAACCCTACTACGGTTGATCGGTGGACAAATTCAGCCCGACAGCGGTGAAATCCTGTTTGACGGTGAAAATGTACCCGCGATGTCGCGCTCACGTTTATACACTGTTCGCAAACGCATGAGTATGCTGTTTCAATCCGGCGCGCTATTTACCGATCTCAATGTCTTTGAAAATGTGGCATATCCTCTTCGGGAGCATCGCCGCTTACCGGAAGAATTGCTGCGTAGCACCGTGATGATGAAGCTTGAAGCGGTTGGATTACGTGGAGCCGCTAAACTGATGCCTAACGAGCTGTCTGGCGGGATGGCCCGACGAGCAGCACTTGCCCGCGCCATCGCACTCGAACCCGATTTGATTATGTTTGATGAGCCATTCGTTGGCCAGGACCCTATTACTATGGGGGTTCTGGTAAAACTGATTTCAGAATTAAACAGTGCGTTGGGTGTGACATGTATTGTGGTTTCCCACGACGTGCCTGAAGTGCTTAGCATTGCTGATTACGCCTACATTGCGGCGGATCAGCACATCGTGGCCGAAGGAACTCCAGCAGCTTTGCGTGAAAATAGCGATCCACGTGTACGTCAATTCCTCGATGGAATTGCCGATGGACCTGTACCGTTCCGTTATCCGGCAGCGGATTATCGGGATGACTTATTATCAGAAACAGGGAGTTAA
- the mlaE gene encoding lipid asymmetry maintenance ABC transporter permease subunit MlaE, whose protein sequence is MLFNALASFGRRGLKTCASFGRAGIMLVNAVVGKPEFRKHAPLLIRQIYNVGVLSLLIIIVSGLFIGMVLGLQGYLVLTTYSAESSLGMLVALSLLRELGPVVAALLFAGRAGSALTAEIGLMKATEQLSSMEMMAVDPVRRVVSPRFWAGVISLPLLTLIFVAVGIWGGALVGVNWKGIDAGFFWSAMQNAVNWRTDLVNCVIKSVVFAITVTWIALFNGYDAIPTSAGISRATTRTVVHASLAVLGLDFVLTALMFGN, encoded by the coding sequence ATGCTCTTTAATGCACTGGCATCGTTCGGGCGGCGGGGGTTGAAAACCTGCGCGTCATTTGGTCGGGCCGGGATAATGCTTGTTAATGCGGTGGTGGGGAAACCGGAATTCCGCAAACATGCGCCATTACTTATTCGCCAGATTTACAATGTAGGCGTTTTGTCGCTGCTAATCATCATTGTGTCAGGCTTGTTCATCGGCATGGTTCTTGGTCTGCAAGGTTATTTGGTTCTGACAACCTACAGTGCGGAATCAAGCCTCGGCATGTTGGTCGCGTTGTCACTACTGCGCGAACTTGGGCCTGTTGTTGCTGCACTATTATTTGCCGGGCGCGCAGGTTCCGCGTTGACCGCAGAAATTGGTCTGATGAAAGCGACAGAGCAACTCTCCAGCATGGAGATGATGGCGGTTGACCCGGTGCGTCGCGTCGTTTCACCTCGATTTTGGGCCGGTGTCATTTCGTTGCCACTGCTGACGCTTATCTTTGTCGCCGTGGGTATCTGGGGGGGCGCATTGGTTGGCGTTAACTGGAAGGGAATTGATGCAGGGTTCTTCTGGTCTGCGATGCAAAATGCCGTCAACTGGCGTACCGATCTGGTTAACTGTGTCATCAAGAGTGTGGTGTTCGCGATAACAGTGACCTGGATTGCATTATTCAATGGCTACGATGCCATTCCTACGTCCGCAGGGATTAGCCGGGCAACAACACGTACCGTTGTGCATGCCTCACTGGCCGTTTTAGGTCTGGATTTTGTGCTCACAGCACTGATGTTTGGGAATTAA
- the mlaD gene encoding outer membrane lipid asymmetry maintenance protein MlaD, translating into MQTKKFETGVGAFLIIALAAIVFLCLKVANVTSLRSEPTYRVYATFDNIGSLKTGSPLRLGGVVIGRVDDITLDPKTYLPRVTMDIETRYDRIPDTSSLAIRTSGLLGEQYLALNLGFDDPELGSSILKEGGTIQDTKSALVLEDLIGQFLYKSGNGDNKNSGDTPSQNSENNSAEPQPGTTH; encoded by the coding sequence ATGCAAACTAAGAAATTTGAAACTGGGGTTGGCGCATTTTTAATTATCGCATTGGCTGCCATCGTCTTCTTGTGCCTGAAAGTGGCAAATGTCACTTCGTTACGCAGTGAGCCAACATACCGGGTCTATGCGACTTTCGATAACATCGGTAGCCTGAAAACCGGTTCTCCACTGCGCCTCGGTGGTGTGGTGATTGGCCGCGTTGACGATATTACACTTGATCCGAAAACGTATTTACCTCGCGTCACCATGGATATCGAAACACGCTACGACCGCATCCCTGATACCAGCTCGCTGGCGATCCGCACCTCAGGTTTACTGGGCGAGCAATATCTTGCCCTGAACCTCGGTTTTGATGACCCTGAGCTTGGGTCATCTATCCTTAAAGAAGGTGGTACGATTCAGGACACAAAATCGGCGCTGGTACTGGAGGACCTGATTGGTCAGTTCCTGTATAAGAGCGGCAATGGTGATAATAAGAATTCAGGGGATACCCCTTCGCAGAATTCAGAGAATAATAGCGCAGAGCCACAGCCTGGCACGACGCACTAA
- the mlaC gene encoding phospholipid-binding protein MlaC — protein sequence MFKRLIMIAMLVIAPLAHAVDQSNPYKLMGEAAQKTFDRLKNEQPKIRQNPDYLREIVGQELLPYVQVKYAGALVLGRYYKDATPAQREAYFKAFEEYLKQAYGQALAMYNGQSYQIAPEQPLGNATIIAIRVTIIDPNGRPPVRLDFQWRKNSQTGNWQAYDMIAEGVSMITTKQNEWSDILRTKGIDGLTAQLQSISKLPITLENKK from the coding sequence ATGTTTAAACGACTTATTATGATTGCTATGTTGGTTATCGCACCATTGGCGCATGCCGTGGATCAGAGCAATCCTTACAAGCTGATGGGCGAAGCGGCGCAAAAAACGTTTGATCGTCTCAAAAACGAACAACCTAAAATCCGTCAAAATCCTGACTATCTGCGCGAGATCGTGGGTCAGGAGCTTCTGCCGTATGTGCAGGTTAAATACGCGGGCGCGTTGGTATTAGGTCGTTACTATAAAGATGCAACGCCTGCGCAGCGTGAAGCCTATTTCAAAGCATTTGAAGAGTACTTGAAACAGGCTTACGGTCAGGCACTTGCTATGTATAACGGGCAATCTTATCAAATCGCCCCAGAGCAACCGCTGGGTAATGCCACCATTATTGCTATTCGTGTCACTATCATTGACCCGAACGGTCGTCCACCAGTGCGTCTTGATTTCCAGTGGCGTAAGAACAGCCAGACAGGCAACTGGCAGGCTTACGATATGATTGCTGAAGGTGTAAGTATGATCACCACCAAGCAAAATGAGTGGAGTGATATCCTACGCACCAAAGGGATTGACGGTTTGACGGCTCAACTGCAATCAATCTCTAAACTGCCAATCACTCTGGAAAATAAAAAGTAA
- the mlaB gene encoding lipid asymmetry maintenance protein MlaB → MADELSWQCESETLHLTGELDSDTVGPLWRQREQIMAGIKVLNLSGLSRVDTSGLALLIHLVAFARRQNVEIELQGASDNLQTLTKLYNLPEDILPAFAG, encoded by the coding sequence ATGGCCGACGAGCTTAGCTGGCAGTGTGAATCTGAAACCTTGCATCTGACAGGTGAGTTGGACAGCGACACCGTGGGGCCGTTATGGCGCCAGCGTGAGCAAATCATGGCGGGTATCAAGGTTCTGAATCTTTCAGGCCTGTCGCGTGTAGATACCTCAGGTTTAGCGCTGCTGATTCATCTTGTGGCCTTTGCTCGACGTCAAAACGTGGAGATTGAGCTTCAGGGTGCAAGCGATAATCTTCAGACTTTGACCAAACTTTATAATCTACCTGAAGACATCCTTCCTGCATTTGCAGGCTAG